The genomic stretch ATCGTGATGGCAGGTGCCGTGATGGCCACCATCCCGCTGCTGCTGCTCTTCGTAGTGGCCGGCAAACAACTTGTTTCGGGAATCATGGCAGGAGCAGTAAAAGGCTAATGAGCATCAACAAATTGCACGACTTTTCATGGCCCACGGGTTTCCTTTGGGGATCCGCAACGGCCGCAGCGCAGATCGAAGGCGCGGCACACCTTGACGGCAAGGAGGATTCCATCTGGGATGCCTTCGCCCGCGTACCCAACGCCATTGCCGGTGGTGATCATCTGGAAGTGGCCGTGGACCACTACCACCGGTACACCGAAGACGTGGGCATCATGAAGAACTTGGGGTTGGATTCCTACCGGTTCTCCACGTCGTGGGCTCGAGTGGTTCCGGGCGGGCGAAGCGTTAATGCCAAGGGGCTGGATTTCTACAGCCGATTGGTCGATGAGCTGTTGGAAGCCAACATCCTGCCGTGGCTGACTCTCTATCACTGGGATCTTCCGCAGGCTTTGGAGGAGCGTGGCGGCTGGGCCAACCGCGACACCGCCTATCGCTTTGTGGAATATGCTCAGGCGGTCCACGGCGCGCTCGGGGACCGCGTCACGCACTGGACGACATTTAATGAACCGCTTTGTTCCTCACTGATCGGCTATGCGGCAGGTGAACACGCACCGGGTCGCCGCGAACCACGTGCAGCACTTGCGGCGATGCATCATCAGCATTTGGCCCATGGTCTTGCCACGTCCGAGTTGCGCGAGCTCGGTGTGGAAAAGATCGGCATTACATTGAACCTGACCAATGCCGTGCCAAATGATCCCAACGACTCGGCGGATCTTGATGCCGCCCGGCGCATCGATGCCCTGTGGAACCGCATGTACCTTGACCCGATTCTGTGTGGTTCCTACCCCGCGGACTTGCTCGAGGACGTGAAGGAGTACGGTCTGGCCGAACTCATCAAGCCCGGGGATTTGGTTGCCATTCACCAACCCATCGATTTCTTGGGTGTGAATCACTATCACGATGACAATGTCAGCGGTCACCCTGCCTCGGCACATGCCGCTCCGGCAGTGGTTCCCACCAATAGCCCCAAGAGCTCTCCATTTGTCGGAAGCGAACATGTCTCCTTCCCCGCCCGGGACCTGCCGCTGACCGCCATGGGCTGGGAAGTGAATCCCGCGGGACTTCGCACCTTGCTGAACCGGCTGAAGGCCGACTATTCAAATCTGCCCCCGCTGTACATCACCGAAAATGGGGCGGCCTATGAGGACACCGTGGAAGCGGACGGTTCCGTGGCAGATAGCGAGCGCGCGGCCTACATCCTTGACCACATTGGAGCCGTTGCCGAGGCCATCGAGGACGGGGTGGATGTCCGTGGCTACTTCGTCTGGTCGCTGCTGGATAACTTCGAGTGGGCGTGGGGATACGCCAAACGCTTCGGCATTGTCAGGGTGGACTATGACACGCAGGAGAGAACCATTAAGGACAGTGGGCTTGCCTACGCGAAGCTGATCGCGGCGAGTCGTACACTGGCATAAACCGGATGCCGCGGAATACTTCGTGTTCCGCGGCATTTCTCCGTCGCCGTGACGGAAGAGTCGAGCCGGTAGCTGACAGCGAAAGTGGGAAAAGCGAATGGGTGAGAGCGCTAAACCACAGCCGACGCTGGAATTGGTGGCTGCCCGGGCGGGGGTCTCGCGCGCCACGGTGTCTCGCGTCGTAAATGGCTCCACCAAGGTCAGCGCCGAGGTCAACGAGCAGGTCAATAAGGCCATTGCCGAACTCAAGTACGTCCCCAATAGGGCAGCGCGCTCACTTGCCAATGGGCGAACCAATTCCATAGCTCTGGTCATTCCGGAAAACGCGGCCAAGTTCTTCTCGGACCCCTATTTCGCCACCGTCATTCAAGGTGCTGCCATGTACCTGGCCGACACCGAATTCACTCTCACCCTGTTGATCGCCACCGAGGCCGATCCTGCCAAGACCGGACGCTACCTTCGCGGCGGCAATGTGGATGGCGCCCTCATCCTTTCGCACCACAGTGATGACCGTTCCTATGTGGAACTCGCCGGCTCGCTGCCCATGGTCTTTGGTGGCAGACCCATGAGTGATGAAAGCGGCGAACTGCACGTGGTCGACGTGGACAATGTCGCCGCTGCCATCACCGCAACACGCACCATCCTGGAATCCGGGCGCAGGAGGATCGCCACGATTGCTGGTCCGCAAAACATGGGTGCCGGACAAGATCGGCTCCAAGGCTGGCACGATGCCTTGGAAGCCGTGGGACTGGCAACGGATCTGATTGAATTTGGCGACTTCACCCCACCTGGAGGCGAAGCGGCCATGATTTCCCTACTCGATCGGGGAGTTGATATTGACGGAATATTTATTGCCAGCGCGCAGATGGCCTTTGGAGCGCTGAAGATCCTCCATGAGCGCGGTATCCGCGTGCCGGAAGACATTTCGATTACCACCGTGGATAACGACTCGTATGCACAAAGTGCTTCCCCGCCGCTGACCACCATCGAGCAACCCGCGGAGCGGCAGGGCGCCATGATGGCCCAGTTACTGGTCAAGCTGATTGCCGGTGGCGAGGTTCCCGAACGCACCATCATTAACACGGAGCTAATCAAGCGCGGTTCGCACTAGTTGAGGGCAAGGGGCTGCTGACCTATGGCGGAAGCGTATCCATGATTTGCGTCTAGCTAATACGCAATGCCAATAACGAACTTGGCCACCGCTTTGCCGTGTTAAATATGATCACTAGCTCCGCAGCACGTGCTTCATAAGACGAGGAACCCATGAGCAAAATGTTGGTGGAACGGGAAATTACCGAGCCCGTCGCCCTACTGCAAGCCGACGGAACGCTGAACCCTGACGCCGTCGGATTCAGCCGGACACCGCTTCACGATACCTCCGGCATTGGTGCCGGCCGTATCGCGTGGGGAAGGAACAAGCGCTGGGAGTATTGGGCAGTGACGACGCCCGAGTACATCATTGCTCTCACGGTCTCATCGCTCGACTACGCGGCAGTGCATGCGGTAATGGTGTACGAGCGGTCGACGGGCAAGGTCTTAGAACGCGACGCCGTCGCTCCACTGGCGGGCACCGCTACGCTTCCTGCCTCGGCCGGGGCAGGTCCAGCCCGTGCGACCACTAAGAAATTGCGGATCGCCATCGACGAGGTGCCCGGCAGAACTCAGTTGCGGGCGAAGACTTCAGGGGTCTCATTTGAGATGATGGCACATCGTCCGGCGGGTCACCAAGCCTTGGGCGTGGTGGTTCCCTTCTCCAAAAACCGCTTTCAATACACGCTCAAAGATGTAGCAAGACCCGCCACGGGTTGGCTTGAGATAGCGGGTACCCGCCACGAGATCCCCGAGGGCGAGAGCTGGGCAGTGCTCGATCACGGGCGTGGACGCTGGCCCTACAAAATGACATGGAACTGG from Paeniglutamicibacter sp. Y32M11 encodes the following:
- a CDS encoding DUF2804 domain-containing protein; translated protein: MSKMLVEREITEPVALLQADGTLNPDAVGFSRTPLHDTSGIGAGRIAWGRNKRWEYWAVTTPEYIIALTVSSLDYAAVHAVMVYERSTGKVLERDAVAPLAGTATLPASAGAGPARATTKKLRIAIDEVPGRTQLRAKTSGVSFEMMAHRPAGHQALGVVVPFSKNRFQYTLKDVARPATGWLEIAGTRHEIPEGESWAVLDHGRGRWPYKMTWNWGAASGKLNGETLGLQMGGKWTDGSGSTENSLLIDGTLHKISEELDWQYNTSDWLAPWSITGESVQLKFEPFWDRSSSTELVVFGSRGHQCFGHYSGWVQVGERRIQIAGLLGWAEEMRNRW
- a CDS encoding LacI family DNA-binding transcriptional regulator, giving the protein MGESAKPQPTLELVAARAGVSRATVSRVVNGSTKVSAEVNEQVNKAIAELKYVPNRAARSLANGRTNSIALVIPENAAKFFSDPYFATVIQGAAMYLADTEFTLTLLIATEADPAKTGRYLRGGNVDGALILSHHSDDRSYVELAGSLPMVFGGRPMSDESGELHVVDVDNVAAAITATRTILESGRRRIATIAGPQNMGAGQDRLQGWHDALEAVGLATDLIEFGDFTPPGGEAAMISLLDRGVDIDGIFIASAQMAFGALKILHERGIRVPEDISITTVDNDSYAQSASPPLTTIEQPAERQGAMMAQLLVKLIAGGEVPERTIINTELIKRGSH
- a CDS encoding GH1 family beta-glucosidase — its product is MSINKLHDFSWPTGFLWGSATAAAQIEGAAHLDGKEDSIWDAFARVPNAIAGGDHLEVAVDHYHRYTEDVGIMKNLGLDSYRFSTSWARVVPGGRSVNAKGLDFYSRLVDELLEANILPWLTLYHWDLPQALEERGGWANRDTAYRFVEYAQAVHGALGDRVTHWTTFNEPLCSSLIGYAAGEHAPGRREPRAALAAMHHQHLAHGLATSELRELGVEKIGITLNLTNAVPNDPNDSADLDAARRIDALWNRMYLDPILCGSYPADLLEDVKEYGLAELIKPGDLVAIHQPIDFLGVNHYHDDNVSGHPASAHAAPAVVPTNSPKSSPFVGSEHVSFPARDLPLTAMGWEVNPAGLRTLLNRLKADYSNLPPLYITENGAAYEDTVEADGSVADSERAAYILDHIGAVAEAIEDGVDVRGYFVWSLLDNFEWAWGYAKRFGIVRVDYDTQERTIKDSGLAYAKLIAASRTLA